DNA from Demetria terragena DSM 11295:
TCCTGGATGTCGTAGACGATCCGGTAGTCGCCGACGCGAATGCGGAGCTCGCCGTCACCGCCGCTCAGCTGCAGACTTCCCGGCGGACGTGGATCTTCTGCGAGCTCTTGGATCGCAGTCTTCAGGCGTGCAGCAACCTGCGGATGAAGCCCACGGAAGGTTTTCGCGGCTCCCCGCGCGATGATGATCCGGTACGTCACGTCAGTCCGGGATCAAAGCCCAAGCTCTTCCATCAGATCTTCGAAAGGAATACCAGGCTCCTCGCGCGCTTCCGCTGCCGCGCGGATGTCAGCCTGGTCCTCCAAGGCCTGCACGGCACGGTCGAAGAACTCGGGCGACACGACGACAGCCCGACGACCCGCACCGCGGGAGGTGATCTCGACAGGCTCACGCTGCGCAGCGGCGATGTAGTCGCTCTGCTGGCTACGGAACTGGGAAAGAGTCGCTGAAGGCATGTGTCAATCGTACTACTTGTACAAGTTGTACGCAACGGTCGCGCATGCCCTCGAGGGACTCAGGAGTCACCCCAGAGGTTGAACCGGAACGCGACTACACGTTGAAACGGAACTCCACCGAGTTCCTATACCGAGCAACCTCTGCCGCGTCGTCTGAACGCAGAGCGTCGTGAGCCGAGCTCAACGTCCAGTCGCGGGCCGCAAGGAGTCCCTCGACGTGATTCCAGAGGAGCCTCAGCACTGGGATTCAGGTGCTGGCTTCATGAGGTAGACGTCGATCGGGTCCTGACTCACGAGGCTGAATCCGTGACGTTCATACAAGCGGCGGGCAGGACTCCCTTGAAGGACATTGAGCCTGAACGGACGCCCTGCGGTGTCTGTGAGCAGGATCTGGGCGAGGGCCCAGCTACCGACGCCCCGGCCCTGCCGCGCGGGGTCGAGATAGAAGTGCTCGATCCACACCCCGTCATCATTAGGTCGCACCGCGACAAGGCCGACGTCGATGCCACCGACCTGTATGGCACGGGTGTGCGTCGGGGTGAACGCATCGAGGAATCGCTGTCGCACCCGGTCCGGGTGATAGCGCCCCAGGCGCTCGAGATCGGGACGCATGACCACCGCTCGAAGCTCGGCCATCCAGGTGGCGTCGGCGAGGACGCTCGGTCGAAAGCTCCACTCCGCTGTCACGTGGAGAAGCCTATTCGCTCCCAGTAGCACGGATCTGTGCTGTCCGTATCCAGACAACGGGCCCCGCCTGCCGAAGCACACGGGGCCGTCTCTGAAGCACTGAGGATCACACGTTGAAGCGGAACTCCACCGAGTTCCAGCAAGTACGGCCATCTGCAACAACGCCGATGACCGTCGCTCCTCAGTCGCGCGACGGCGACCCGACGATGTCGAAGCGGCCCTAACGCGTGCCGGCGCAGCCGGATCGCGGGCGCAGCCTCAGCGACCCCATTGACAATACGTTGTCAACAATGACAGCATGTTGTCATGTCAGCGACCACAATCCATATCGCCGCTATCAACACCCTGGCCGACTGGGAGATCGGCTACCTCACTGCACATGTCAACGGCGTCCACCACGACGGTGGATACGAGATCCGACTCGTCGGACTCCGCAGCGAACCCGTCACCACCATGGGAGGGCTCCGACTCACGCCAGACGTCGTCATCACCGACCTCCGACCCGATGACAGCGCCCTGCTCGTCCTCCCGGGGGCCGACACCTGGGGAGACGCCCAAAACGAACCGTTCGTCGACGCCGCTCAAGCGTTCCTCGAGGCCGGAATACCGGTCGCCGCGATCTGCGGCGCGACCTTCGCCCTCGCCACTGCGGGACTGCTCGACCACCGCCCGCACACCAGCAATGACCCGAGCTTCCTCGCCAGCTCAGGCTACGCCGGAGCCGATCATTACCTGACCGAGCCAGCAGTGATCGATGGCGACCTGATCACCGCGAGCGGAGTCGCCCCCGTCCACTTCGCGCGCGCCATCTTCGAGCGGCTCGGCGCCTACCCGCCCCACACATTGGCATCCTGGTTCAAGCTGTATGCCCACCGCGATCCGGCCGGATTCTACGAGCTGATGTCGGCATGAGCGAGCCGACGATGGAGCAGGACCTCCTCTCGAGAGCCGCCCTGGCATCCTTCCGACTCAACGGCCAGTTCCTTTCACTCGCCGAGGGTCTCTCGCGTCCGGTCGGGCTCACCGCCGCCCGGTGGCAGGTGCTCGGCGCGATCCTGGATGCGCCGCTCACCGTGTCGGACATTGCTCGGGCAATGGGACTCAGCCGGCAGGCGGTGCAGCGGATCGCCGATCGGCTCGTCCACGACGACCTCGCGTCGTACCACGAGAACCCGACCCACCGGCGCGCAAAGCTGCTCTCCCCGACCGAGGCCGGTCGCGACGCCGTGCGACGCATCAATCCTGCCCATCGCCATGCCGCGCTGGCTTTGATCGACGAACTGGGCGCGACGCGGGCCGGGGAGATCGTCACCGCGTTGTCCGAACTCAGCGACGCGATGGAGCAGCTCGCGATATCGACGACTTCGCAGTGACCACGCGGGAGACCCCTCGTCTAGGTACCGGACCGCGACGTGAACGCCCTCACACGTCGAAGCGGAACTCCACCAAGTTCCGTCACTTGGGAAACATGACGTTCGTGGAGGACGGTCGACCCGTCAGCCCAGGGTCGTCGCTGTCAGGCCATCAAGGAACGCGCCCGCAGCGGGCGAGGGGTTGAAGCCGCTCCACGCCAAGTACTCGACGCGGGTGGGGCCGTTGGTGACCGGGATGGTGCGTATTTCGTCGCTGTTGGGTATCACAGCGGGTGACAGCAACGCGATCACGAGATTGTTCTTCACGAGACCCAGCATGAGGTCGGTGCTCATCGCCTCGAACGCCACCTCGCGATGTATGCCAGCGGCACGGAACGCCAGGTCTGAGGGTGCCCGTCCTGGAGTTCCTTCGGGGAAGTCGACGAATGCCTCATCGACCAGGTCCTCGAGCCGCAATCTGCGTCGCGCGGCGAGAGCGTGGTCGGCAGATATGACGGAGACGAGCTGCTCGCGTGCCAACACGCGCGTGTTCACGTTCTTCGGCGGCATAGTGTCGGGAAGCCCGAGCACAGCTACGTCCATGCTGCCGTCGGCAATGGCCGCGATGAACTCGTCGCTGCCGCCTCCGCGCAGCCTGATCCGCACTGCGGGGTGCTTGCGGTGGAACGCTCCGAGCGCAGTCGGAATGTCGATCGCGGTCACCGTGGGAATCACACCGATGGTCAGGGTACCACGAATCTCGCCAGCCGCGGCGGCGGCATCTGACCCAGCTCGCTCGGCAGCGTCGAGACTCACGCGAGCCGCGGCGAGGAATGCCTCGCCAGCGGCGGTCACCTCGACGCGGCGACTTGTGCGAGCAAAGAGCACGACTCCCAGCTCGCGCTCCAGAGCCTTGATCTGATGGCTGAGCGCGGACTGCACCACATGGCACCGCTCTGCGGCACGGGTGAAGCTGCGCTCCTCCGCGACCGCCACGACGTATCGCATCTGCTGAAGATCCACCGATCCATGCTCTCAGTTCATCATTGGAATGACAACAATGCGTTGGACTCATGGGAACGGGCGACTGATGATGGATCCATGAGCACGACCACGACCCCGCCACGTGCACTTCCGGCATCAATGGTTACGCCGCCGACGATGTCCGGGCGCGTCGGCTTGACGGTGTTGACCGCGATCGCCCCGGCCGTATGGGGCACGACCTACATCGTCACCACGCACCTGCTGCCCGAGGGGCACCCCTTGTTCGCGGCGCTGATGCGCTCGCTTCCAGTCGGCGTGGTCGCCCTGCTCATCGCGCGTCGTTTACCGCACGGGTCATGGTGGTGGAAGAGCCTGGTGCTCGGCACGCTGAACATGGGCGCATTCTTTCCGCTGCTGTTCCTCGCCGCCCAGCACCTGCCGGGCGGTGTCGCTGCGACCCTGGGTGCGGCACAGCCGATCGTGGTGGCGTTCCTCGCTGTCGCGATCCTGCACGAGAAGCTCTCCACCTGGAGAGTCGCCTGGGGCGTGATCGGGATGTTCGGCATCGCCCTGGTGGTGCTCGGCCCCGGAGCGGGGCTTGATCCCATCGGCGTCCTCGCGGGCCTGGGCGGGGCTGCATCGATGGGCACCGGTGTCGTGCTCACCAAGAAGTGGGGGCGGCCTGAGGGCGTCTCAGCGATCGGACTCGCCGGATGGCAACTCACCGCCGCCGGACTCGTCTTGCTCATCCCTGCCATGCTCATCGACGGAATCCCCAGCGACATCGATGGCCTGGCAGTCGCCGGGTACGTGTGGCTGGGCGTGATCGGAGCACTGCTGACCTACAGCTTGTGGTTCTCCGGCATCCGGAGGCTGCCCGTCACCGCGACAGCCCTGCTCGGGCTGCTGTCTCCGCTGGTGGCCGCGGTTCTCGGCGCGGTCATCGCGGATGAGGCACTCACGTTCATCCAACTCATCGGCTTCGCCATCGCGCTCGCTGCGATGGTCGCCGGTCAGCTCACGTCACCGAAGAAGAAAGCACGGATCCACCCATGAGAATCGCCATCATCGGAGCCACCGGCATGGCCGGTAGCGCTATCGCCACAGAAGCCCTCAACCGGGGACACCACGTCACGGCGCTCTCCCGACGTCCAAGAGCCGACGCCGGCATCGACCGGCTGAGCGCATGGGCCCTGGATATCGAGGACACCGCGTCATTGCTACCGGTACTCGCCGAAGCCGATGCGGCTGTCCTGACGATCCGACTCGCCCCAGGCGAAGAATCCCGCCTCGCCTCCCTCACACGAGGGTTTCTCGATGCCGCCGAGCAGCACGGCACACCCGTCCTCATCGTCGGCGGCGCTGCGCCGCTGCGCTCCCCGAACGATCCCGATCGGCTCCTGATCGACGACCCGAGCTACGTACCCGAAGCCTGGAAATCGATCGCTCAGGCCAGCCTCGATCAGTTCAACGGTTGCCGAGAGCACCGCTACAACGGATG
Protein-coding regions in this window:
- a CDS encoding type II toxin-antitoxin system RelE family toxin, translating into MTYRIIIARGAAKTFRGLHPQVAARLKTAIQELAEDPRPPGSLQLSGGDGELRIRVGDYRIVYDIQDDELVVLVLRVGHRREVYR
- a CDS encoding NAD(P)-dependent oxidoreductase, producing the protein MRIAIIGATGMAGSAIATEALNRGHHVTALSRRPRADAGIDRLSAWALDIEDTASLLPVLAEADAAVLTIRLAPGEESRLASLTRGFLDAAEQHGTPVLIVGGAAPLRSPNDPDRLLIDDPSYVPEAWKSIAQASLDQFNGCREHRYNGWVYLSPPAILEPGERTGHYRRGTTRLLTDENGISRITAPDLAIAVVDEVENTTGDKHFTVTAQTSNRNSTTH
- a CDS encoding GNAT family N-acetyltransferase, yielding MTAEWSFRPSVLADATWMAELRAVVMRPDLERLGRYHPDRVRQRFLDAFTPTHTRAIQVGGIDVGLVAVRPNDDGVWIEHFYLDPARQGRGVGSWALAQILLTDTAGRPFRLNVLQGSPARRLYERHGFSLVSQDPIDVYLMKPAPESQC
- a CDS encoding MarR family winged helix-turn-helix transcriptional regulator; protein product: MSEPTMEQDLLSRAALASFRLNGQFLSLAEGLSRPVGLTAARWQVLGAILDAPLTVSDIARAMGLSRQAVQRIADRLVHDDLASYHENPTHRRAKLLSPTEAGRDAVRRINPAHRHAALALIDELGATRAGEIVTALSELSDAMEQLAISTTSQ
- a CDS encoding EamA family transporter, with amino-acid sequence MSTTTTPPRALPASMVTPPTMSGRVGLTVLTAIAPAVWGTTYIVTTHLLPEGHPLFAALMRSLPVGVVALLIARRLPHGSWWWKSLVLGTLNMGAFFPLLFLAAQHLPGGVAATLGAAQPIVVAFLAVAILHEKLSTWRVAWGVIGMFGIALVVLGPGAGLDPIGVLAGLGGAASMGTGVVLTKKWGRPEGVSAIGLAGWQLTAAGLVLLIPAMLIDGIPSDIDGLAVAGYVWLGVIGALLTYSLWFSGIRRLPVTATALLGLLSPLVAAVLGAVIADEALTFIQLIGFAIALAAMVAGQLTSPKKKARIHP
- a CDS encoding DJ-1/PfpI family protein, which codes for MSATTIHIAAINTLADWEIGYLTAHVNGVHHDGGYEIRLVGLRSEPVTTMGGLRLTPDVVITDLRPDDSALLVLPGADTWGDAQNEPFVDAAQAFLEAGIPVAAICGATFALATAGLLDHRPHTSNDPSFLASSGYAGADHYLTEPAVIDGDLITASGVAPVHFARAIFERLGAYPPHTLASWFKLYAHRDPAGFYELMSA
- a CDS encoding LysR substrate-binding domain-containing protein, which encodes MDLQQMRYVVAVAEERSFTRAAERCHVVQSALSHQIKALERELGVVLFARTSRRVEVTAAGEAFLAAARVSLDAAERAGSDAAAAAGEIRGTLTIGVIPTVTAIDIPTALGAFHRKHPAVRIRLRGGGSDEFIAAIADGSMDVAVLGLPDTMPPKNVNTRVLAREQLVSVISADHALAARRRLRLEDLVDEAFVDFPEGTPGRAPSDLAFRAAGIHREVAFEAMSTDLMLGLVKNNLVIALLSPAVIPNSDEIRTIPVTNGPTRVEYLAWSGFNPSPAAGAFLDGLTATTLG
- a CDS encoding type II toxin-antitoxin system prevent-host-death family antitoxin produces the protein MPSATLSQFRSQQSDYIAAAQREPVEITSRGAGRRAVVVSPEFFDRAVQALEDQADIRAAAEAREEPGIPFEDLMEELGL